The sequence AGATAGCCGCGGGCGCCGGCGGCGACCGCGAGCGCGACGCCGTCCAGGTCCTCGGCGACGGTCAGCATGATGATCCGGGCTCCGGGGTCGGCGGAGAGCAGCCGACGGACGGTCTCCACACCTCCCAGACCGGGCATGCGTACGTCCATCAGAATCAGGTCCGAACGATCGGCGCCCCAGCGGCGGAGGACTTCCTCGCCGTTGGCCGCGGTCGTCACACGCTCGACGCCGGGCACGGTGGCCACCGCGCGACGGAGCGCTTCTCGGGCAAGCGGGGAGTCGTCGCAGACGAGGACGGATGTCATGACCGTCCTCCGCAGCTGATGCGCGTCACCTTGAGCCTCCAGGCTGATACAAGTCGTCACCTGTGCGGTCGACCCCCTCGGACATGTGCCCGAGCCGGATATCCGTCAACCGCATCCGTTCCTTTAACGACGGTCACTCGAAAGAGTTACGGGTCGCGCGACCGGGTTCGGCACTCTACGTGAAGGCCCGAATACGGAGGAGGACGACGCGGGTGATTCACCCGTCAACCGAATCTTCACTCCCTGGCGTGCCCTATTTGGCAGCTTTTCTTCCCTTTTAAGGGTGTCTGTGGCTAGATTCGCAATCAGTCATATTTACATCTACTAGCACCGTAGATGTACGGTCGAGACTTCGGTCACACCGATCACCGACGGTCCGCACACAGCAGGCCGTCGATCACAGACGGTCGAGGATGCCGCTTCCGACGCAGCACAGCTCCGAGGGGACAAGCAATGGCAGATTTCTCCCGCCTTCCCGGACCCAACGCAGACCTGTGGGACTGGCAGCTGCTCGCCGCCTGCCGAGGCGTGGACAGCTCCCTGTTCTTCCACCCGGAGGGTGAGCGCGGCGCGGCGCGGAGCGCCCGCGAGACCTCCGCGAAGGAGGTGTGCATGCGCTGCCCGGTACGGGCCGAGTGCGCGGCGCACGCCCTGGCCGTACGGGAGCCCTACGGCGTGTGGGGCGGCCTGACGGAGGACGAGCGCGAGGAGCTGATGGGCCGGGCCAGGACCCGGCTGATCAGCGCGGCGCCCTCCGGCGCCCCCGCCGCGGGGCCCTCCGGCACCACCTGACACCCGTACGCCCCCACGCCACGCAGAAACGTTTCCCCGAGAGCCGGGGCCTGCCGGCCCCGGGCGGCCGGGGCCGGTGCCCGCGTGGGCGTCACACGCCGCACGCCGCACGCCCTCAGCCACCGCCGGAGCGGGCCCGCGCCCCCCAGCGGTCCCGGCAGCCGTCGATGTGGCCCCGCGTTCCCCTGCGGCCTCAGCGGGCGGCCGTCCGCGCCAGCTGGTCCAGGGTGGCCGCCACCGCCGGGACCCGGGCCAGGTCCGGCAGGGTCAGCGCGACGATCTCCCGTTCGATCGCGGGCTCGACCGGCACGGCCCTGGCCCCCTTGGCGCGTACCGACTCGACGGCCAGCTCCGGCAGCACCGCCACACCGAGCCCGGCCCCGACCAGGCCCATCACCGCCGGGTAGTCGTCGGTGGCGAAGTCGATGCGCGGGGCGAATCCGGACGCCTCGCAGACCTCGACCAGCTGGCGGCGGCAGCGCGGGCAGCCCGCGATCCAGGACTCGTCGGCCAGCTCGCCGATGGACACGCTCGGCGCGTCCGCCAGCCGGTGCCCCTCCGGGAGAAGGCCGATCAGGCGGTCGGTGAGCAGCGGCCGGACCACCAGGTCGTCCCATTCGCCTCCGGCCGCCCCGTAACGGAACGCCAGCGCGATGTCGCAGTCGCCCTCGCGCAGCAGGTCCACCGAGCGCGGGGGTTCGGCCTCGACGAGCGAGACACGGGTGCCGGGGTGGTCGGCGCGCAGGGCGGCCAGCGCGCCCGGGACCAGGGTGGAGCTGCCGCTGGGGAAGGAGACCAGCCGGACCCGCCCGGCCCGCAGTCCGGCGATGGCGGCGACCTCCTCCTCGGCGGCGGTCAGCCCCGCGAGGATGCCGGAGGCGTGCCGTACCAGTGCCTCGCCGGCCTGGGTCAGGCGCATCTCGCGTCCGGTGCGGATCAGCAGCGTGGTTCCGGCGGAGGACTCCAGGGCCTTCATCTGCTGGCTGACGGCGGGCTGGGTGCAGCCCAGCGCGCGGGCGGCGGCGGAGAACGAGCCGGCGGTGGAGACGGCGCGCAGGACACGGAGGTGGCGAGCTTCGATCACCCCACCATCATAAGGAGCTCTTGGGGAAGTGGCGAATTAATGATGCACTTGTTTGGGTCGAGGGCGGTTAGCGTAGCCGCATGAAGCTGCTCACCGTGAACATCGGCCGTCCGAGCCCGAACGCCCGGACCGACGGGCCGGCCGGCCTGTCCGGGATCGACAAGCGCCCGGTGGAGGGCCTCGTGGAGGTACGCGACCCGGGCCCCAAGGGCGTCGGTGGCAGCGGGCTGTCCGGGGACGCTGTCTGCGATCTGCGCCATCACGGTGGCAGCGACCAGGCGGTGTACGCCTTCGCCCGCGAGGATCTGGACGCCTGGGAGCGGGAGCTGGGCGGCCGGAAGCTGGCCAACGGGGTGTTCGGCGAGAACCTCACGACCCTGGGGCTCGACGTCAGCGGTGCGCTGATCGGCGAGCGCTGGCGGGTGGGGGCGGACCTGGTGCTGGAGGTGACCTCGGGGCGGATCCCGTGCCGGACCTTCGCCGAGCACGTCGGGGAGCAGGGGTGGGTCAGGCGGTTCACCCAGCACGGGGTGACCGGTGCGTATCTGCGGGTGATCGAACCGGGCGCGGTCCGCGCCGGGGACCCGGTCGAGATCGTGCACCGGCCGGACCACGAGATCACCGCCGCCCTGCAGTTCCGGGCGTCGACGACCGAACGCACCCTGCTGCCCTCGCTGCTGGCCGCCGGGGAGGCGCTGCACCCCGAGGCGCTGCGCAAGGCGCGGGAGTACGTGGCACAGCAGGGCTGAGGACCGGGCGGCGCGGCCCGTCACGAGGCGAGCCGCGCTCCGCCGCGGGACCGGCGGCGCACCGCCGGGTGACAGGGCGTCACCCGGCCCCGGATTCCGGGCCGGCGGCGGGGGACAGGACCGCCCGGCGACGCGTCCGGGCGCGGCCGGGACCGGACCGCCGCGTTCGACGTGCGGACCGGGGCGTTCCCGTGGCGGCGGCTCAGCGGGGCCGACGGGGTGACAGGCCGGTTCGCGGTGGTGCAGGAGGGGCGGCGGGCGGGTGAGGGCCCGGTCCCTGGGGGCACTAACGTGCCGCGTATGACGACTGCACTGATCACGGGCGCGACGGCGGGTATCGGGGCCGCGTTCGCGCGGCGGCTCGCGGCCCAGGGGCACAACCTGGTGCTGGTGGCGCGGGACACCGCGCGGCTGCGCGAACAGGCCACGGAACTGCACGACCGGCACGGCATCGAGGCGGAGGTGCTGAGCGCCGACCTGTCCACGGACGGCGGTATCGAGACGGTCGAGAAGCGGCTCGCGGACCGCAGGCACCCGGTCGACCTGCTGGTCAACAACGCCGGGTTCGGCAACAAGGGACGCTTCCTGGAGGTGTCCATGGCCGACGAGCTGACGATGCTGAAGGTGCACTGCGAGGCCGTCCTGCGGCTGACCTCGGCGGCGGTCGCCGGGATGCGGGAGCGGGGCCGGGGCGGGGTCGTGAACGTGGCGTCCGTCGCGGCGTTCGTGCCGCGCGGTACGTACGGGGCGTCGAAGTCCTGGGTCGTGCAGTTCACCCAGGGCGCGGCGCGGGACCTGGCCGGGTCGGGGGTGCGGATGATGGTGCTGTGCCCCGGGTTCGTCCGGACGGAGTTCCACGAGCGGGCGGGGATGGGCACGGACAACATCCCGAACTGGATGTGGCTCGACGCGGACAAGCTGGTGGCGTCCGCGCTGGCGGATCTGACGCGGGGAAGGACGGTGTCGATCCCGGACCCGCGCTACAAGGCGCTGATGGGGCTGGTCAAGGTCGCGCCGCGGGGGCTGCTCGGCGGGGTCACCTCGCGGACGGGGCGCAAGTACGGTCCGCAGTAGGCGGCCCGTCCGCCTCGCACCGACGGCGGCCGCGGCGGCCGGGACGGACGGACCGCCGATCCTGCTGGGGGCGTGTCCGCCGGGCTGAGGGATCCGCCCGGACCGGCCGGCCCGGAACGCACCGGGGCCCGGTGCCCCCGCGACGGGGGCACCGGGCCTCGGGTGTACCGACGAGCGCGTACCGAAAGCGGTACGGGCGGTACTAGTGGGAGTGGCCGTGGCCGCCGTGACCGGCGTCGGCCTCCTCCTCGGCCGGCTTCTCGACGACCAGGGTCTCGGTCGTGAGCAGCAGCGAGGCGATGGACGCGGCGTTCTCCAGGGCGGAGCGGGTGACCTTGACCGGGTCGATGACGCCGGCCTTGACCAGGTCGCCGTACTCGCCGGTGGCGGCGTTGAAGCCCTGGCCCTTGTCGAGCTCGGAGACCTTGGAGGTGATGACGTAACCCTCCAGGCCGGCGTTCTCGGCGATCCAGCGCAGCGGCTCGACGGCGGCGCGGCGGACGACCGCGACACCGGTGGCCTCGTCGCCGGTCTTGCCGAGGTTGCCCTCCAGGACCTTGACGGCGTGGACGATGGCGGAGCCACCGCCGGAGACGATGCCCTCCTCGACCGCGGCGCGGGTGGCGGAGATGGCGTCCTCGAGGCGGTGCTTCTTCTCCTTCAGCTCCACCTCGGTGGCGGCGCCGACGCGGATGACGCACACGCCGCCGGCCAGCTTCGCGAGGCGCTCCTGGAGCTTCTCGCGGTCCCAGTCGGAGTCCGTGGCCTCGATCTCGGCCTTGATCTGGTTGACGCGGCCCTTGACGTCCTCGGCGTTGCCGCCGCCGTCGACGATGGTCGTGTCGTCCTTGGAGACGGTGACGCGGCGGGCGGTGCCGAGCACGTCCAGACCGGCCTGGTCGAGCTTGAGGCCGACCTCCTCGGCGATGACGGTCGCACCGGTGAGGGTGGCGATGTCGCCGAGCATGGCCTTGCGGCGGTCGCCGAAGCCCGGGGCCTTCACCGCGACGGCGTTGAAGGTGCCGCGGATCTTGTTGACGACGAGGGTGGAGAGCGCCTCGCCCTCGACGTCCTCGGCGATGATCAGGAGCGGCTTGGAGCCACCGGCCTGGATGACCTTCTCCAGGAGCGGGAGCAGCTCCTGGATGGCGCCGATCTTGCCCTGGTGGATCAGGATGTACGGGTCGTCGAGGACGGCCTCCATACGCTCCTGGTCGGTCACCATGTACGGGGACAGGTAGCCCTTGTCGAAGGCCATGCCCTCGGTGAACTCCAGGTCCAGGCCGAAGGTGTTGGACTCCTCGACGGTGATGACACCGTCCTTGCCGACCTTGTCCATCGCGTCCGCGATGAGCTCGCCGACCTGCGGGTCCTGCGCGGAGAGCGCGGCGACGGCGGCGATGTCGGCCTTGTCGTCGATCGGGCGGGCCGTGGCGAGCAGCTCCTCGGACACGGCCTTGACGGCGGCGTCGATGCCCTTCTTCAGGGCGGCCGGGGAGGCGCCGGCGGCGACGTTGCGCAGACCCTCGCGGACGAGCGCCTGGGCCAGGACGGTCGCGGTGGTGGTGCCGTCACCCGCTACGTCGTTGGTCTTGGTCGCCACCTCCTTGACGAGCTGGGCGCCGAGGTTCTCGTACGCGTCGTCGAGCTCGACCTCGCGCGCGATGGTGACACCGTCGTTGGTGATGGTGGGGGCACCGAACTTCTTGTCGATGACGACGTTGCGGCCCTTGGGGCCGATCGTCACCTTGACCGTGTCGGCAAGCTTGTTGACGCCGCGCTCAAGGGCGCGACGGGCGTCCTCGTCGAACTTCAGAATCTTCGCCATGGGCTGTATCCCTCTCAAAATGAACTGCGCCCCTCGCCGCCCGGCTAGTTACTTCGCAGGGGGCCAGGGGCGCAGAACACAAGCAAACGTGGGTGAATTACTTCTCGACGATCGCGAGGACGTCGCGGGCCGAAAGGACGAGGTACTCCTCGCCGTTGTACTTCACCTCGGTGCCGCCGTACTTGCTGTACAGGACGACGTCGCCGGTCTTGACGTCGAGCGGAAGCCGCTCGCCGTTCTCGAAGCGGCCCGGGCCCACGGCGAGGACGACGCCCTCCTGGGGCTTCTCCTTCGCGGTGTCCGGAATGACCAGGCCGGAAGCCGTGGTCTGCTCGGCGTCGAGCGGCTGGACCACGATGCGGTCCTCGAGCGGCTTGATCGCAACCTTGGAGCTGGTGGTCGACACGATCCGGTCTCCCCCTTCGGAGATCTCACGGGGTTTAACAGTCTGTGGGTGGCGATCGGACCGATCCGTCGTCGCGGGTGCCGGACCTGCCCTGTCGCGCAGAGTGGTGCTGGCACTCTCCAGGGGGGAGTGCCAGACCCGAGACTATGACCGCGATTAGCACTCGGTCAAGCGGAGTGCCAATTCACCACCCTCGTGCCGTCCCGGCGGGTACGGGGCAGGGCGCGGATCAGACGTAGTCCTCCAGCTTCGCCACCGCGTACCCCTTGTCCGTGATGGTCTTCATGACGTGGCGGATCATGTCGGGCATGGAGCCCTTCCAGTCCTCCTTGCCCCGGAAGTGGGTGAGGACGATGTCGCCGGGGTGCAGGTCCTGGTCCCACTCGCGCCATTCCATGCGGTCGGGGAATGCCTCGGCGGACCACAGCGGTACGGCGGTGATCCCGCAGGACTTGGCGACGACGAGGGTGTCGCGGTTGTAGTTGCCGTAGGGCGGGCGGAAGAGGGTGGGGCGCTTGCCGTAGCGCTTGAGGATCTTCTCCTGCTGGCCGCAGATCTCCCGCTTCTGCTCGGCGTAGGAGAGGCCGGGCAGATAGCGGTGGTTGAGGGTGTGGTTGCTGATGGCCACCCCGCGCCGCTGCATCTTCGTGAAGTAGCCGTAGTCGTCGTTGATGACGTAGTCGCTGACGAACGCGCTGTAGGGGATGGACAGTTCGCTCATCATCCGCAGCAGCTCGGGGTCTTTCTCCGCCCCGTCGTCGATCGTCAGGAAGACGATCTTCTCCTTGGTCGGGACGGTCGTGAAGACCGGCGGCAGCCCTTGGTCGTCCCGGACCTCGAAGCCCTTGCGGGTGGTGATGCGCGGCTTGGTCCTCGGCGGCTCGGGGGCCGCGAGCGGGGTCTTGGCCAGCCGCCACTTCTTCGCCGCGACGGCTCGCGCGGCCTGCTTCTTCCGGACCGTCTCGGCGTACGAGTCCGGCGGCCGGGCGGGCCCGGCCTGCGGGGACGCGTCGCCCGACCGGTCCGCGGCGGGCTTCGCGGGTGCGCCGGGAGCCCCCGTGCCGCCGCCCGTCTCCGCCGCGCATCCGGAGCCGACGGCGGCGGCCAGCAGGGCCGCCAGCACGACGGTGCCCGATCTCAGCCGATTGACGCCTGACTTTTCGTTTTGTCGTACTAGCTGCATGGCGCCGCATCCTGCCAGCCGCCACCCCGTGCGCCCTCCCGACACCGCGAGCGGCCCCGCCCGGTCCCCCGGGCGGCCCACAGGGACCCGCACCGGCGCAGCGGTCACAATGGACCGGGTGAACGCAACGACCCCCTCCGCCCCGTCCGACGACCCCGGCCGCGCCGCCTTCGCCGCGCTGCGCTCCCGCGAGGGCGAACAGCTGCTGGCCGAGCTGCGCGACCACGACCCCGCCGACGAGCTGGCCACCGCGACCCGGCTGCGCCGCACGCACCCGGCGGAGCTGGTGTCGGCGGCCCTGGGCCAGGCCCGGTTGCGGCAGCGGGCGGTCGCCAAGTTCGGGGCCGAGGACGCCTACCGGATGTACTTCACGCCCGACGGGGTCGAGCAGGCCACCCGCACCACGGTCGCCGCCCACCGCGCCGCCCGGTTCGCCGGGCTCGGCGTGCGCAGCGTGGCCGACCTGTGCTGCGGGATCGGCGGCGACGCGATCGCGCTGGCCCGCGCCGGGATCTTTGTGCTCGCCGTGGACCGCGACCCGCTCACCGCCGAGGTGGTCCGCGCCAACACGGCGGCGCTCGGCCTGGACGGCCTGATCGAGGTGCGGTGCGCCGACGTCACGGAGGTCGACACCTCCCCGTACGACGCGGTCTTCGTGGACCCGGCCCGGCGCGGCGCCCGCGGCGGGTCCGGCCGGGGCGGCCGGGCGACGGGCGGGCGGATCTTCGACCCGGAGGCGTACTCACCCCCGCTGTCCTGGGCCACGGCCGCCGCGCTGAAGGCCCCGAGGGCGGCCCTGAAGATCGCCCCGGGCATCCCGCACGAGGCGATCGGCCCGGAGGCGGAGGCCGAGTGGATCTCGGACGGCGGGGACGTGAAGGAGGCGGTCCTCTGGTACGGGGAGGGCTTCGCGCCGGGCGCGTTCCGGGCCACGGTGCTGCCGTACGGGGCGACCCTGAGCGCCCCGGCCCCGCTGCCGGCCCCGCCGGTGGGCCCGGTCGGGCGCTATCTGTACGAGCCGGACGGCGCGGTGATCCGGGCCCGCCTCGTCGCGGATCTCGTGGAGCGGTGCGGCGGGCGGCTGGTGGACGAGACGATCGCGTACATCACGAGCGACGAGCCGTACTCCTCGCCGTACGTCGCCGGGTACGAGATCACCGACGAACTGCCGTTCAGCATGAAGAGGCTGAAAACACTGCTGCGGGAGCGTCAGGTCGGGGTGCTGACCGTCAAGAAGCGGGGTTCCGCGGTCGAACCGGAGGAGCTGCGGCGGCGGATGAAGCTGAGCGGTCCGCACGCGGCGACGGTGTTCCTGACCCGGGTGGCGGGGGCGCCGACGATGCTGATCGGGCACCCGCTGGGCTGACCGGTCCGGCCCCCGTGCCCGGACCGCTGCCGCCGCCCAGCAGCACGCGCACCACCCAGCGGCGGTGGGCGAGGGCGGTCGCCCCGCCGACCAGCGCGGTCAGCCAGGCGACCATGCCGACGCCCATGACCAGGGCGACCAGCCCGTACGTCTCCCGGCCGGGCCGGGCGCTCGCGGGGCCGATCACGCAGAGGGCGAGGCCCACGGCGCCCAGGAGGAACGACAGCAGCAGCCAGGTGAGGCTCGTCCCGGGCATCCGCAGCCGCCGGTCGCGCTCCGGGTCGCGGTCCAGCGTGCCCCACGCGTGGAGCAGCGAACGGACCTCGCGGTCCCGGGAGATGCCCAGGCAGACGAGGACGACGGCCGGAATCAGGGCCGCCGCGCCGACGACCAGGCCGACGACTCCGGCGACGCCGCTGAAGAAGTCGGCCCCCTGCTCGATGAAGACGAGCCCCGAGCCCGCCAGGCTCCAGCCGGCCGCGGCGAGCGCCGCCCACATCCACAGCAGCCCGAGCCGCCCGAGCCCCACGTGCATCCTCACCAGCTCGCCCAGGACCACCGCCCGGTCGGCGAGCATCGCCTCGCGGTCGGGCCAGGACCGGATCCGGACGGGCGGAGGAGGAGGCGGGAGCGGGGCACGGCGTGGCATGCGCGGAACACTACCGATCCGGCCCCGGGGAGGCCGTGTGCCCCGTCCTGGCGGGGGCGCGACGCCTGAAGCGGCGACGCGCCGCCGGTCAGGCGTCCCGCAGGGCCTGGAGGTCCAGCTTGCCCATGCCCAGCATCGCCTTCATGGTGCGGGCCGCCTTCGCCGGGTCCGGGTCGGCGAGCAGACGCGGCAGTTCCCTCGGCACGATCTGCCAGGACACCCCGAACCTGTCCTTGAGCCAGCCGCACCGGCCCTCCTCGCCGCCCTCCGAGAGCGCGCCCCAGAACCGGTCCACCTCGGCCTGGTCGGCGCAGTCGACGGAGAGCGAGATCGCCTCGGTGAAAGGGAACTGCGGTCCGCCGTTGAGCCCGGTCCAGTCCTGCCCGGCGAGCCGGAAGCCGACGGTGAGCACCGAGCCCTTCCGGCCGGGGGCCTCGTCGCCGTAGTAGGTGATGTCCCCGATCCGGGAGTCACCGCCGAAGATCGCGACGTAGTGCTCGGCCGCTTCCTCGGCCTGACCGTCGAACCAGAGACACGGGGTGATCTTCTGCATGTCCTTCACCTCTTCGGGCCGTCCACCCGTCCGGGCCGGGCGGCCCGGACGTCGTGGAAGGTAGACCGGGCCCGCCGCCCGGACTCATCGGACACGCGGCAGGACCCCGCGCCTCACCCCACCGTTTCGAACCGCCACCGGTGCACGGCCCGGGTGATCAGGGCCGCGTCGGGCTCGGGGAGTTCGGGGAGGTCGTCACCGTACGAGGCGTCCGGCCACCAGGTCATCACGAGCACCCGGTCCTGCGGGGCGCGCAGGAGTTCACGGCGGGCGGGTTCGCGGGACAGCTCGGCGGAGCGGGCGCGCGCCCATTCCAGGAGTTCGCCGCCCCGGCCCTCGACGGCGCGGGCCTCCCACATCAGGACGATGGCCGCGCCGCTCATGAGTACAGGTTGTCCTTGCTGATCTCGTGCACGTGGTCGTGGGAGTGGGAATGGGAGTGCGCGGCCCCCGGAACGTGCGGCTCCGTCACCGGCAGCGAGGAGTCCGCCGACAGCTCCAGGTCGGAGGGGAGCCGGTTGCGGGCGACCATCTCCGCGCCGAGCGCGGCGACCATCGCGCCGTTGTCGGTGCAGAGCTTCGGTCGGGGCACCCGCAGCCGGATGCCGGCCCGCTCGCACCGTTCCTCGGCCAGCGCGCGCAGCCGGGAGTTGGCCGCGACGCCGCCGCCGATCATCAGGTGGTCGACGCCCTCGTCCCGGCAGGCCCGGACGGCCTTGCGGGTGAGCACGTCCACCACGGCCTCCTGGAAGGACGCGGCCACGTCCCGGACGGGCACCTCCTCGCCCGCCGCGCGCTTCGCCTCGATCCAGCGCGCCACGGACGTCTTCAGCCCGGAGAAGGAGAAGTCGTAGGGGGCGTCGCGCGGGCCGGTCAGACCGCGCGGGAACGCGATGGCCTTCGGGTCGCCCTCGCGGGCCAGCCGGTCGATGACGGGGCCGCCGGGGAAACCGAGGTCCAGCACCCGGGCGATCTTGTCGAAGGCCTCGCCCGCCGCGTCGTCGATCGTCGCGCCGAGCGGGCGGACGTCGCTGGTGATGTCGGGGGCCAGCAGCAGGGAGGAGTGTCCGCCGCTGACCAGCAGGGCCATCGTCGGCTCGGGCAGCGGCCCGTGCTCCAGCTGGTCGACGCAGATGTGGGAGGCGAGGTGGTTGACCCCGTAGAGCGGCTTGCCGAGGGCGTAGGCGTACGCCTTCGCGGCCGAGACGCCGACGAGCAGCGCTCCGGCGAGCCCGGGGCCCGAGGTGACGGCGATCCCGTCGAGGTCGCGGGCGCTGACCCCGGCCTCCTTCAGGGCGCGCTCGATCGTGGGGACCATCGCCTCCAGGTGGGCGCGGGAGGCGATCTCCGGCACGACGCCGCCGAAGCGGGCGTGGGTGTCGACGCTGGAGGCGACGGCGTCGGCGAGCAGGGTCGTGCCGCGCACGATGCCGACGCCGGTCTCGTCGCAGGAGGTCTCGATGCCGAGTACGAGGGGTTCGTCGGCAGCCATCATTCAGTCCCGGTCTCTGGTGCGGTGTCCGCTGCGTGTTCGTGCATGGTGAGGCGCATGACCAGGGCGTCGATGTTCCCCGGCTGGTAGTAGCCGCGCCGGAAGCCGATCGGCTCGAAGCCGAAGCGCTCGTACAGCTTCTGCGCGCGGGTGTTGTCGACCCGGACCTCCAGCAGCACGGTGGCGCACTCGAAGGCGGTCGCCGCCTTCAGCAGGTCGCCGAGCAGCTCCGATCCGAGGCCGGTGCCCCAGGCCTCGCGGCTGACCGCGATGGTCTGGACGTCGGAGAGGTCCCCGAGGGCGGCGAGCCCCGCGTATCCGACGATACGCCCGGTGGCGGGCTCCTCGGCGACGACGTAGTGGCGGGTGGCGCCGGGCCCGCGGGCGTGGGCCAGCTCGGACCAGAACATGCCGGGCGACCAGGCGTCGTCCGGGAACAGCGCGTGTTCGAGCTCCAGCACGGGTTCGATGTCCCACCAGCGCATCTCGCGCAGTACGGCGGTGGTGGCGCTCACGTGGGGGTGACCACCTTGTAGTTCTTCGGGACCTGGGCGTCGGGGCGGCGCAGGTAGAGCGGCTGCGGCTCCGGCAGCTCCTGCCCGGCGGCCAGCCGCTCGGCGGCGAGCCCGGCGAGCGCCCCCGCACAGACGTGCTCGGGGCCGCGCGCGTCCGGGAAGGACTCGGGGTAGAGCACCGCGCCCGCTCCGACGACCGGGAGCCCGGCGAGGGCTCCGGCGATGTCGGCGGGCCGGTCGACCGCGGGTTCGCCCGTACGGGTGCGGGCGTTCTCGTACCGCGCCCAGTACACCTCCTTGCGGCGGGCGTCCGTCGCCACGACGAAGGGGCCCTCCAGGCCGTCCTGCCCCGCGGCGTACGCGATCCCGTCCAGGGTGCACAGGCCGTGGACCGGCACGGCGAGGGCGGAGCCGAAGGTGGCGGCGGTGACCAGGCCGACGCGCAGGCCGGTGTACGGGCCGGGGCCGATGCCCACGACCACGTCCGTCACGGCGTCGAGCCTCGTCCCGGCCTCGGCGAGGACCCGGTCGACGGCGGGCAGGAGCAGCTCCCCGTGCCTGCGGGCGTCGACCTGCCCCGAGGAGGCGATGACGGACGTGCCGTCGTGCAGGGCGACGGTGACGGCGGGTGTGGCGGTATCCATGGCGAGCAAGAGCACGCGAACAGCCTACGGCTCCGCCGACGGCGTTACGGCGTCCGTACGGCGTCCCGGACCGTGCCCGCGCTGCTGCTACCGTCACCGGGTATCCGCGGGTACGACGTAAACGCTTGTACGACATGCGGCAGACGGCCGCCGAAAGGGGAGTTCAGGTGGCAAGGAGCAGCTCGGGAATCGTGGCCGGGCTCACCGCCGCGGCGATCGCCGCGGTCGCCTTCCTCGCTTACCAGGCCTCGGCCAACGCCCCCGAGTCGGTGGCCTCCTCGCCGGGCCCGAAGTCCTCCGCCACGGCCCCGGCCGAACCCTCCGCCAAGCCGGAGCCGGTCGATCCGCTGGCGGTCCCGGCGGCGTCCGGCACGGGCGAGCGCGTCGTGTACGCGCTGAAGGACCGCCGGGTGTGGCTGGTCAACGAGGACGGCAAGTCGATCCGGACCTTCACGGTCATGCCGAGCCCGGTCAGCCCGCCGCCCGGGGTCCACCGGGTCACCTCGCGCTCGGGCACGGTCCGGGGCTCGGACGGCGTCCCGATCGAGCACGTGGTCCGCTTCGCGAACGTGGACCAGGTCGCGGTCGGTTTCAGCGCCGCGCAGGACGGCTCGATGGCCACTCCGGACCCGATGTCGAAGACCGGGGGCGTACGGATGAAGCGCGCGGACGGCGACGCGATGTGGACCTTCGCGACGATCAACGCGAAGGTCGTCGTCGTCCCGTAGCCCCGTGGTCCTGCGGATCCGTCCTCATCGGGCCCGGCCCCGTCGCCACCGGGCCCGGCCGGGCCTTCGGCCTCTCACGGGCCCGTGACGCGCGTCGCGGGGTCTTCCGGCAGCACGCCGCTTGCGTCGGGCGCCGCACGGCACGCGGCGCTTCCGCGACCGGCCCCTACGCCGCGCGGCGCCGGACCGCGTCCGCGTGGCCGCCGCCCGCGTCCCGGCCCACCGTGTCGGGCGACGCGTCCGTGGTGTCGCTCGGCGGGGTGGAGACCGCGGTGGCCGCGGCGCACGAGGCCAGCAGGTCTCTCATCGACAGGACGGACGGGGCGGACGGAGTCGATCGCGGCTGGGGTCGCGCTGCGCGCTCGGGCGTCGGCATGGATGCCTCCTGGGGGCTCCGGTGGAGGGCGCGGTTAGGTAAGCCTAACCACGCCTCGTGCCCATGTGACCATGACCACGGTCTCCCGCGCAACAATTTACCGACGCCCTGTCGGGAAGGCCACCCCCGGCGCGTTACGCCAGCTG is a genomic window of Streptomyces sp. YPW6 containing:
- a CDS encoding VOC family protein; this translates as MQKITPCLWFDGQAEEAAEHYVAIFGGDSRIGDITYYGDEAPGRKGSVLTVGFRLAGQDWTGLNGGPQFPFTEAISLSVDCADQAEVDRFWGALSEGGEEGRCGWLKDRFGVSWQIVPRELPRLLADPDPAKAARTMKAMLGMGKLDLQALRDA
- the tsaB gene encoding tRNA (adenosine(37)-N6)-threonylcarbamoyltransferase complex dimerization subunit type 1 TsaB, which encodes MDTATPAVTVALHDGTSVIASSGQVDARRHGELLLPAVDRVLAEAGTRLDAVTDVVVGIGPGPYTGLRVGLVTAATFGSALAVPVHGLCTLDGIAYAAGQDGLEGPFVVATDARRKEVYWARYENARTRTGEPAVDRPADIAGALAGLPVVGAGAVLYPESFPDARGPEHVCAGALAGLAAERLAAGQELPEPQPLYLRRPDAQVPKNYKVVTPT
- a CDS encoding polysaccharide deacetylase family protein — translated: MQLVRQNEKSGVNRLRSGTVVLAALLAAAVGSGCAAETGGGTGAPGAPAKPAADRSGDASPQAGPARPPDSYAETVRKKQAARAVAAKKWRLAKTPLAAPEPPRTKPRITTRKGFEVRDDQGLPPVFTTVPTKEKIVFLTIDDGAEKDPELLRMMSELSIPYSAFVSDYVINDDYGYFTKMQRRGVAISNHTLNHRYLPGLSYAEQKREICGQQEKILKRYGKRPTLFRPPYGNYNRDTLVVAKSCGITAVPLWSAEAFPDRMEWREWDQDLHPGDIVLTHFRGKEDWKGSMPDMIRHVMKTITDKGYAVAKLEDYV
- the tsaD gene encoding tRNA (adenosine(37)-N6)-threonylcarbamoyltransferase complex transferase subunit TsaD → MAADEPLVLGIETSCDETGVGIVRGTTLLADAVASSVDTHARFGGVVPEIASRAHLEAMVPTIERALKEAGVSARDLDGIAVTSGPGLAGALLVGVSAAKAYAYALGKPLYGVNHLASHICVDQLEHGPLPEPTMALLVSGGHSSLLLAPDITSDVRPLGATIDDAAGEAFDKIARVLDLGFPGGPVIDRLAREGDPKAIAFPRGLTGPRDAPYDFSFSGLKTSVARWIEAKRAAGEEVPVRDVAASFQEAVVDVLTRKAVRACRDEGVDHLMIGGGVAANSRLRALAEERCERAGIRLRVPRPKLCTDNGAMVAALGAEMVARNRLPSDLELSADSSLPVTEPHVPGAAHSHSHSHDHVHEISKDNLYS
- a CDS encoding class I SAM-dependent methyltransferase; amino-acid sequence: MDRVNATTPSAPSDDPGRAAFAALRSREGEQLLAELRDHDPADELATATRLRRTHPAELVSAALGQARLRQRAVAKFGAEDAYRMYFTPDGVEQATRTTVAAHRAARFAGLGVRSVADLCCGIGGDAIALARAGIFVLAVDRDPLTAEVVRANTAALGLDGLIEVRCADVTEVDTSPYDAVFVDPARRGARGGSGRGGRATGGRIFDPEAYSPPLSWATAAALKAPRAALKIAPGIPHEAIGPEAEAEWISDGGDVKEAVLWYGEGFAPGAFRATVLPYGATLSAPAPLPAPPVGPVGRYLYEPDGAVIRARLVADLVERCGGRLVDETIAYITSDEPYSSPYVAGYEITDELPFSMKRLKTLLRERQVGVLTVKKRGSAVEPEELRRRMKLSGPHAATVFLTRVAGAPTMLIGHPLG
- the rimI gene encoding ribosomal protein S18-alanine N-acetyltransferase; the protein is MSATTAVLREMRWWDIEPVLELEHALFPDDAWSPGMFWSELAHARGPGATRHYVVAEEPATGRIVGYAGLAALGDLSDVQTIAVSREAWGTGLGSELLGDLLKAATAFECATVLLEVRVDNTRAQKLYERFGFEPIGFRRGYYQPGNIDALVMRLTMHEHAADTAPETGTE
- the groES gene encoding co-chaperone GroES, giving the protein MSTTSSKVAIKPLEDRIVVQPLDAEQTTASGLVIPDTAKEKPQEGVVLAVGPGRFENGERLPLDVKTGDVVLYSKYGGTEVKYNGEEYLVLSARDVLAIVEK